In one window of Phoenix dactylifera mitochondrion, complete genome DNA:
- the cox3 gene encoding cytochrome c oxidase subunit 3: MIESQRHSYHLVDPSPWPISGSLGALATTVGGVMYMHPFQGGATLLSLGLIFILYTMFVWWRDVLRESTLEGHHTKAVQLGPRYGSILFIVSEVMFLFAFFWASSHSSLAPTVEIGGIWPPKGIGVLDPREIPFLNTPILPSSGAAVTWAHHAILAGKEKRAVYALVATVSLALVSTGFQGMEYYQAPSTISDSIYGSTFFSATGFHGFHVIIGTLFLIICGIRQYLGHLTKEHHVGFEAAAWYWHFVDVVRLFPFVSIYWWGGI; this comes from the coding sequence ATGATTGAATCTCAGAGGCATTCTTATCATTTGGTAGATCCAAGTCCATGGCCTATTTCGGGTTCACTCGGAGCTTTGGCAACCACCGTAGGAGGTGTGATGTACATGCACCCATTTCAAGGGGGTGCAACACTTCTCAGTTTGGGCCTAATATTTATCCTATATACCATGTTCGTATGGTGGCGCGATGTTCTACGTGAATCCACGTTGGAAGGACATCATACAAAAGCTGTACAATTAGGACCTCGATATGGTTCTATTCTGTTCATAGTATCGGAGGTTATGTTCCTTTTTGCTTTTTTTTGGGCTTCTTCTCATTCTTCTTTGGCACCTACGGTAGAGATCGGAGGTATTTGGCCCCCAAAAGGGATTGGGGTTTTAGATCCTCGGGAAATCCCTTTTCTTAATACCCCTATTCTCCCTTCATCCGGAGCTGCCGTAACTTGGGCTCATCATGCTATACTCGCGGGGAAGGAAAAACGAGCAGTTTACGCTTTAGTAGCTACCGTTTCACTGGCTCTAGTATCCACTGGCTTTCAAGGAATGGAATATTACCAAGCACCCTCCACTATTTCAGATAGTATTTATGGTTCTACCTTTTTCTCAGCAACTGGCTTTCATGGTTTTCATGTGATTATAGGTACTCTTTTCTTGATCATATGTGGTATTCGCCAATATCTTGGTCATCTGACCAAGGAGCATCACGTTGGCTTTGAAGCAGCTGCATGGTACTGGCATTTTGTAGACGTGGTTCGGTTATTCCCATTTGTCTCTATCTATTGGTGGGGAGGTATATGA